A part of Halobacillus shinanisalinarum genomic DNA contains:
- a CDS encoding Gfo/Idh/MocA family protein — MKWGILSTAAIAKKALIPALHRAEDAEVDAIASQSGKEKEAAEEFGIPKAYSSYELLLADEEIEAVYIPLPNHLHKEWTIKAAEAGKHVLCEKPAALKAQDVEDMITACKQNQVYFLEAFMYQFHPQHERVKQWIEEGAIGDVGLVRASFSFNFNRDSNNIRLDVNKGGGALWDVGCYGIHSALHVLGQKVKSVNAVAHIDDKFGVDTTAVATLMLEDETIVQVDCSFDAVPRNEYEVIGTKGMIKVHDAYRPDKKDHQGIVTIQTENGTEEMIIEGDQYRLQVETFMNAIQRQESFVDYHRETVRYIEVMEDLQQLL, encoded by the coding sequence ATGAAGTGGGGGATTTTAAGTACAGCAGCGATTGCAAAGAAAGCACTCATCCCAGCACTACATCGTGCAGAAGATGCGGAAGTCGATGCGATTGCTAGTCAAAGTGGTAAAGAAAAGGAAGCAGCAGAGGAGTTTGGTATTCCAAAGGCCTACTCTAGTTATGAGTTGCTTTTAGCAGATGAGGAAATTGAGGCTGTGTACATTCCGCTTCCTAACCATTTGCACAAAGAGTGGACAATCAAAGCAGCTGAAGCAGGGAAGCATGTTTTATGTGAAAAGCCTGCTGCACTAAAAGCTCAGGACGTGGAGGACATGATCACAGCTTGTAAACAAAATCAGGTTTATTTTTTAGAAGCTTTTATGTATCAATTTCATCCCCAGCATGAGAGAGTGAAGCAATGGATAGAAGAAGGGGCAATTGGTGACGTTGGACTTGTCCGTGCTAGCTTTTCTTTTAATTTTAATCGAGATTCTAATAATATTCGCTTAGACGTAAACAAGGGCGGTGGAGCCCTCTGGGATGTAGGTTGTTATGGTATCCATTCCGCTTTACACGTGCTCGGTCAGAAGGTGAAGAGTGTTAATGCGGTTGCACATATTGATGATAAGTTCGGGGTGGATACAACAGCAGTTGCTACGTTGATGTTAGAGGACGAAACCATTGTGCAAGTAGATTGCAGCTTTGACGCTGTGCCGCGCAACGAGTATGAGGTGATTGGGACCAAAGGCATGATCAAAGTTCATGATGCCTACCGTCCAGATAAGAAAGACCATCAGGGCATCGTTACCATTCAAACTGAAAATGGCACAGAAGAGATGATCATTGAAGGGGATCAATATCGCCTTCAAGTGGAGACCTTTATGAATGCCATTCAACGGCAGGAATCCTTCGTTGATTACCATAGGGAGACGGTTCGTTACATTGAAGTTATGGAGGACTTGCAGCAACTTTTGTAA
- a CDS encoding amidase produces MKISELAQMDGLDQLNLIRNNQIKVTEITEHYIQVIKEKNPQLNAVVHTMFHTSTNEDGAFAGMPFLVKDLNAVKGEPLTSGSKLMDGYTAEVDDVNVRRFKQAGLTVIGKTNTPEFGFTPATESTYLGYAKNPWNKDYSPGGSSGGAAAAVASGMIPFAHANDGGGSIRIPASCCGLFGLKPTRGRTPLSLNFNSLSVNHAVTRSVRDSAALLDVLKGPQKTDSFFTPNDQSSFLEEAGKEPGILKIGYMADFGALMEIDGEVQKSTKATAELCERLGHQVELAYPDFDLHRFMDAFVTVWVVGGALAVKEAARLNRKEINEMNMERILFTLHKKGTNMTAMQYEEARQYLHTESVKVHEFFDSYDVLLHPVTSKPALPLGHYNGEEKSVDEILAVSAEYAHLTPIANVTGQPAMSVPLYWDKSNLPIGSHFMGRFGDESTLIKLAAQLEKAQPWWSKYGELV; encoded by the coding sequence ATGAAAATCTCGGAATTGGCGCAGATGGACGGATTGGATCAACTCAATCTGATAAGGAATAACCAAATAAAGGTTACAGAGATTACCGAGCACTATATCCAAGTGATCAAAGAGAAAAATCCACAGCTTAACGCGGTCGTGCACACAATGTTTCATACAAGCACAAACGAGGATGGTGCCTTTGCAGGAATGCCTTTTTTGGTAAAAGACTTAAATGCGGTTAAAGGGGAACCTTTGACAAGTGGTTCGAAGCTGATGGACGGGTATACGGCGGAAGTGGATGATGTGAATGTAAGACGTTTCAAACAGGCAGGACTTACGGTTATAGGAAAAACGAATACGCCTGAGTTCGGATTTACTCCTGCGACTGAATCAACATATTTAGGTTACGCGAAAAACCCTTGGAATAAGGACTACTCACCCGGAGGATCGAGCGGTGGAGCCGCTGCTGCTGTAGCCTCTGGGATGATCCCCTTTGCCCATGCGAACGATGGGGGAGGTTCCATTCGAATTCCTGCCTCCTGCTGCGGATTATTTGGATTAAAGCCTACACGAGGGCGAACGCCCTTATCGTTGAACTTCAATAGCTTATCCGTCAATCACGCTGTGACAAGGTCTGTAAGGGATAGCGCCGCACTATTAGACGTATTAAAAGGCCCTCAGAAAACAGATTCCTTTTTCACTCCGAATGATCAAAGTTCTTTTTTAGAGGAAGCAGGGAAAGAACCGGGGATATTGAAAATTGGTTATATGGCGGACTTTGGAGCATTAATGGAAATCGACGGGGAAGTACAGAAATCGACGAAAGCTACAGCTGAGCTTTGTGAACGTCTTGGTCATCAAGTTGAACTCGCCTACCCAGATTTTGATTTGCACCGTTTTATGGATGCTTTTGTAACTGTGTGGGTCGTAGGGGGAGCATTGGCTGTGAAAGAAGCTGCCCGTTTAAATCGGAAAGAGATAAATGAAATGAATATGGAACGGATCCTTTTCACCTTACATAAGAAAGGTACTAATATGACAGCAATGCAGTATGAAGAGGCACGACAATATCTACATACAGAAAGTGTAAAGGTACATGAATTCTTTGACAGCTATGATGTCCTTCTGCACCCCGTGACTTCGAAGCCAGCACTGCCGTTAGGACATTATAATGGGGAAGAAAAATCGGTGGATGAGATATTGGCGGTGTCCGCCGAGTATGCTCATTTAACACCTATTGCAAATGTCACAGGCCAGCCGGCCATGAGTGTCCCTCTCTATTGGGATAAGAGTAACCTTCCGATCGGCTCGCATTTTATGGGGCGTTTCGGTGATGAATCCACTTTAATTAAGCTTGCTGCACAGTTAGAAAAGGCGCAGCCGTGGTGGTCAAAATATGGGGAGCTTGTTTAG